The Brevibacillus brevis genome contains a region encoding:
- a CDS encoding ImmA/IrrE family metallo-endopeptidase has translation MKLSYSPTPLEIWISHFYKQLRIKTPEEMDEQRIARSLGIHLVYKEMPSMAYEFGRFKSITIDKRLPSLMQREHFYHELCHILRHSGRQLIMPAAFRELQEWDARNFTRYAALPLHMITAYDFKQPDILDILSDQFKVTPQLCGERL, from the coding sequence ATGAAATTGTCCTACTCTCCTACCCCACTTGAAATCTGGATAAGCCACTTCTACAAACAACTTAGGATAAAAACCCCCGAGGAAATGGATGAACAGCGTATAGCTAGATCATTAGGCATCCATCTCGTTTACAAAGAGATGCCATCAATGGCATATGAGTTTGGCCGTTTCAAAAGTATAACGATAGACAAAAGACTCCCTTCACTTATGCAAAGGGAGCACTTTTACCATGAGCTATGCCATATCCTACGTCATTCTGGCCGCCAGCTAATAATGCCAGCGGCATTCCGCGAGCTACAGGAATGGGATGCAAGGAACTTTACAAGATATGCTGCACTGCCACTCCATATGATTACTGCATACGATTTCAAGCAGCCTGATATCCTAGACATTTTATCGGACCAGTTTAAAGTGACGCCGCAACTATGCGGAGAGCGATTATAA
- a CDS encoding low molecular weight protein tyrosine phosphatase family protein, giving the protein MKLLFICSRNKWRSLTAEKIFQGINDYEVRSAGTETGARIKITSGLIGWADLIFCMEKKHARRLQEKFSLELMDKRIICLGIPDEYMYMDEELIEILKSSVSAYIEIPD; this is encoded by the coding sequence ATGAAGCTACTGTTCATCTGCAGCAGAAATAAATGGAGGAGCTTGACGGCAGAAAAGATTTTTCAAGGAATCAATGACTATGAAGTAAGATCAGCAGGTACGGAAACTGGGGCGCGTATCAAAATAACAAGTGGTCTTATTGGCTGGGCTGATCTCATTTTTTGTATGGAGAAAAAACATGCAAGGCGGTTACAAGAAAAGTTTAGCTTGGAACTGATGGATAAAAGGATCATTTGCTTGGGCATTCCTGATGAATACATGTACATGGATGAGGAACTGATCGAGATTTTAAAATCGAGTGTTTCCGCATATATAGAGATTCCCGATTAG
- a CDS encoding SH3 domain-containing protein: MSKINFKVKHLGHRTLTLDSRSISTLRNNYTKSIKKRPLGNYAIKPIKQPLGKATAVFEYQAKLFSQFHNPFNPMVSNAAKSIEYQSKVLQDVIRPINPVFAEVTKSLQYQSKILSEFQNAIRPINPVFAEVTKTLQYQSKVLSQFQNAIRPINPAFAEVTKTLQYQSKILSQFQNAIRPLTTEVAKTLQYQSKVLAQFQNAIRPINPAFAEVTKSLQYHSKLVSQVISPEISLSLSHSLQAFQAEYKFSSDKVNQVSSFLNSIDIESLQNLRTVQVEADENVRMNSLSSDQISEVIRLALEESGILTRIQSLESSINKLIIIALKFKEPFFKTVILSIVLNLVSSMIFWVFQPALDEYRKTIQNKPQSIKQIKSAVSQSEISKEALVDYRFVSADTLSVRQKPSSKSSKLSTLYFGTFIRVVETRKDWSLVEWTSDDTLIRGWVFSRYLEKFK; encoded by the coding sequence ATGAGTAAGATTAACTTTAAAGTTAAGCACCTTGGTCACCGCACCTTAACATTAGATTCAAGATCAATCTCTACTCTAAGAAACAATTATACTAAGAGCATAAAAAAACGACCTCTAGGCAATTATGCCATTAAACCAATTAAACAGCCTCTAGGCAAAGCTACGGCAGTTTTCGAATATCAAGCGAAACTATTCTCTCAATTTCATAATCCATTTAATCCCATGGTATCCAATGCTGCTAAATCAATAGAGTATCAATCAAAAGTACTGCAAGATGTAATTAGACCAATTAATCCTGTGTTTGCAGAAGTCACGAAATCTTTACAGTACCAATCAAAAATACTTTCTGAATTCCAAAACGCTATTCGTCCAATTAATCCCGTCTTCGCTGAGGTTACGAAAACACTGCAGTATCAATCCAAAGTTCTTTCTCAATTCCAAAATGCTATCCGTCCAATTAATCCCGCATTCGCGGAGGTTACGAAAACACTACAGTATCAATCCAAAATTCTTTCTCAATTCCAAAATGCTATTCGTCCACTAACCACTGAGGTTGCGAAAACACTACAGTACCAATCCAAGGTACTTGCTCAATTTCAAAATGCTATCCGTCCAATTAATCCCGCATTCGCGGAGGTCACCAAATCCTTACAGTATCACTCTAAACTGGTTTCCCAAGTAATCAGTCCAGAAATAAGTTTATCCCTTTCTCATTCTTTACAAGCTTTTCAGGCTGAATATAAATTTAGTTCCGATAAGGTTAATCAAGTATCATCCTTTCTTAACAGTATAGATATTGAAAGTCTTCAAAATTTACGTACTGTACAAGTTGAAGCAGATGAGAACGTTCGAATGAATTCTCTAAGTTCCGATCAAATTAGTGAAGTGATTCGTCTAGCATTAGAAGAGAGTGGAATCTTGACGCGGATTCAATCACTTGAATCATCTATTAATAAACTAATTATCATTGCATTAAAATTTAAAGAGCCGTTTTTTAAAACTGTCATTTTAAGCATTGTACTTAATCTGGTATCAAGTATGATTTTTTGGGTATTTCAACCAGCACTCGACGAATATAGAAAAACTATTCAAAATAAACCTCAATCTATTAAGCAAATAAAATCAGCTGTTTCACAATCGGAAATTTCTAAGGAAGCATTAGTTGATTACAGGTTTGTTTCCGCAGATACTCTTAGCGTAAGACAAAAACCCAGTAGTAAGTCAAGCAAGCTAAGTACGCTTTATTTTGGGACATTCATTAGAGTTGTGGAGACTAGAAAGGACTGGTCCTTAGTTGAATGGACTAGTGACGATACACTGATTCGAGGTTGGGTATTTTCAAGATACTTAGAAAAATTTAAGTAA
- a CDS encoding nucleotidyltransferase domain-containing protein, whose product MREIILEKLKEIEQVHDLKILFAVESGSRAWGFPSKDSDFDVRFVYVKKPEWYLSIDDKRDVVEVPINDLLDINGWDIRKALKLFRKSNPPLQEWLVSDIVYVDTLGFRDELVRLQGEVFSPKASLHHYLSMAKGNFRDYLQGEQVKIKKYFYVLRPILACIWIETYHTNPPIGFDQLVAELITDSTLKGKISELLQRKIAGDELNLEPRIEELHHFIEDQIERLTALTSQYTNDLEDPTDKLDEIFRKYLQKAWIVS is encoded by the coding sequence TTGAGAGAGATCATCTTGGAAAAGTTAAAAGAAATCGAACAAGTGCATGACTTGAAAATATTGTTCGCTGTTGAATCAGGAAGCCGGGCATGGGGATTTCCGTCCAAAGATAGCGATTTTGATGTACGTTTTGTTTATGTGAAGAAACCGGAATGGTATTTGTCCATTGACGACAAACGGGATGTTGTGGAAGTACCGATCAATGACCTCTTAGATATAAACGGCTGGGATATTCGAAAAGCGCTCAAGCTATTTCGAAAATCGAATCCACCCCTACAAGAATGGCTTGTGTCAGACATTGTTTATGTTGATACATTAGGCTTTCGAGATGAGCTGGTAAGGTTGCAAGGGGAAGTATTTTCGCCAAAGGCTTCCTTGCATCATTATCTTAGTATGGCAAAAGGTAATTTTCGGGACTATCTGCAAGGCGAGCAAGTCAAAATCAAAAAATACTTCTACGTGTTACGTCCCATTCTCGCATGTATCTGGATTGAAACATATCATACGAATCCCCCCATTGGATTTGATCAGCTAGTTGCAGAGCTGATAACCGATTCTACGTTAAAAGGTAAAATTTCTGAGTTGCTCCAAAGAAAAATAGCTGGGGATGAGTTGAACCTTGAGCCAAGAATCGAAGAACTTCACCATTTTATTGAGGATCAAATAGAGCGTCTAACTGCACTGACAAGCCAATATACAAATGATCTGGAGGACCCAACAGATAAGCTGGATGAGATATTTCGGAAGTATCTACAGAAGGCATGGATTGTTAGTTAG
- a CDS encoding phosphoribosyltransferase-like protein, producing the protein MYNNRKLRHSKKQKTTLNVSMAEKVINLFEQKGWEIEDSLEMEHSLFNRFCVMLESLTEEQQELVLELSENFLRIALPQYSLEIKNLLIRVYQEDTELNKFNKIYVMPLLAPKDIGKSKSSTLMAYSFIATDLQYSVFASKQVILANTIDALPKNINSSTSSIILLVDDFIGTGETAEDALKHMFDNDIAKDKIVLLSLVAQKEGVERIESLGVKCFVTYLQEKGISGVFPPDEAKEKLKLMQLIEQKIKVKANNNLGYGKSEALVAMARTPNNTFPIYWYENGKNIAPFPRR; encoded by the coding sequence ATGTATAACAATCGAAAACTTCGACATTCAAAGAAACAAAAGACAACTCTCAATGTGAGTATGGCTGAAAAAGTCATTAATTTATTTGAACAAAAGGGATGGGAAATTGAAGATAGTTTAGAAATGGAACATAGTTTATTTAATCGTTTTTGTGTTATGCTAGAGAGCTTAACAGAAGAGCAACAAGAACTCGTTTTAGAATTATCTGAAAATTTCCTAAGGATCGCTTTGCCACAGTATAGTCTTGAAATTAAAAACCTTTTGATAAGAGTATATCAAGAAGATACTGAGTTAAATAAATTTAATAAAATCTATGTTATGCCATTATTGGCACCAAAAGATATTGGCAAATCCAAAAGTTCAACATTAATGGCATATTCATTCATAGCTACTGATTTACAATATTCAGTTTTTGCGTCAAAGCAAGTTATACTTGCAAATACGATTGATGCTTTACCTAAGAACATTAATAGTTCGACTTCGAGTATAATATTATTAGTAGATGATTTTATAGGTACAGGTGAAACAGCAGAGGATGCACTGAAACATATGTTTGATAATGATATTGCTAAGGACAAAATCGTTTTATTATCTTTAGTTGCTCAAAAGGAAGGTGTTGAGAGGATAGAATCCCTAGGCGTTAAATGTTTCGTGACTTATCTACAGGAAAAAGGGATATCAGGTGTATTTCCACCAGACGAGGCTAAAGAGAAATTGAAATTGATGCAATTGATCGAGCAAAAAATAAAAGTAAAAGCTAATAATAATTTGGGTTATGGAAAATCAGAGGCTTTGGTAGCAATGGCTAGAACTCCTAATAATACCTTCCCAATCTACTGGTATGAAAACGGAAAGAACATTGCTCCTTTTCCGAGGAGATAG
- a CDS encoding RNA 2'-phosphotransferase, with translation MDYQKLSKELSYALRHAPHEYELELDEQGWVPIKQLLSSLHEQRKWRAVTEKDLHTMIALSEKKRHEINQGKIRALYGHSVPQKIQKEEKEPPAYLFHGTPQRFLESILASGLVPKGRQYVHLSEDVQTAQQVGKRRDDHPVLLRIDARQAWQDGVKFYHGNELVWLADHVQKEYISVY, from the coding sequence ATGGATTATCAAAAATTGAGTAAAGAATTGTCCTATGCGCTTCGTCATGCACCCCATGAATATGAGCTTGAGTTAGACGAACAAGGATGGGTTCCTATCAAGCAATTGCTTTCGTCACTTCATGAACAGCGCAAGTGGCGAGCGGTTACCGAAAAAGATTTACATACGATGATTGCGTTATCAGAAAAAAAGCGCCATGAGATCAATCAAGGCAAAATTCGCGCTCTCTACGGACATTCAGTGCCGCAAAAGATTCAAAAGGAAGAAAAAGAACCGCCTGCGTATCTTTTTCATGGCACGCCGCAAAGATTCCTCGAATCTATTTTGGCTAGCGGTCTTGTTCCAAAAGGAAGACAGTATGTGCATCTGTCTGAAGACGTCCAAACAGCACAGCAGGTTGGGAAAAGACGAGACGATCATCCCGTACTTTTGCGAATCGATGCGAGGCAAGCTTGGCAAGATGGTGTGAAGTTTTACCATGGAAATGAGCTCGTTTGGTTAGCAGATCACGTGCAAAAAGAGTACATCTCTGTCTATTAG
- a CDS encoding DUF2716 domain-containing protein: MDNWIPISDVQYRLVWGRFYKDFNFKPSVHSSDWPSFHLPIPFVTFDITEYTDEDIDDLEEKCVTNLRAVTGSDEFIYALDWHHDCYLYNPHLENSNASRRIGFYPDGDYSFYLHKDFKWGYLGHPWEQSISIFGEELIHHFERNRPTIFGKIVRSNR; the protein is encoded by the coding sequence ATGGACAATTGGATTCCAATTTCGGATGTGCAATATCGTCTGGTTTGGGGAAGATTTTATAAGGATTTCAATTTCAAACCTAGTGTCCATAGCAGTGATTGGCCTTCCTTTCATTTACCGATTCCTTTTGTTACTTTTGATATTACTGAATATACGGATGAGGATATCGATGATCTTGAGGAGAAGTGTGTTACGAACCTGAGAGCGGTGACTGGGTCTGACGAATTTATCTATGCACTTGATTGGCATCATGACTGCTACCTCTATAATCCGCATCTAGAGAATAGCAATGCAAGTAGAAGGATAGGGTTTTACCCAGATGGTGACTATAGCTTCTATTTACATAAAGATTTTAAGTGGGGATACTTAGGGCATCCCTGGGAGCAATCAATAAGCATCTTTGGAGAAGAACTGATTCATCATTTTGAAAGAAATAGACCAACTATATTTGGAAAGATAGTGCGTAGCAATCGATGA
- a CDS encoding Ig-like domain-containing protein, producing MKKIKSNLMKNVSLAVATICTVQFSVTGIASAQVVTPQALQAYSVVASTSGLKANSSAMNISVGSTQTIRLTYNGNSIDNGLVDWEIGTSSIATVNNGVVTGKKAGSTIVTARYNGHKVTIRVTVSKAEILEANRTEINIKKGKKSTISLKYADKTLAGSKADWSTEDKSIATVDDGEVKAVSSGSTIITAEYRGQTVEIRVNVDQSNSDGKLEADVSRLKMEKGDKETIKLTYDDDKLSGSKATWKSSDTSVARVSDDGVVTARAKGTATITAKYKGDEVEIDVYVDTDASGRLEADDTSISLKDGQRETVQLRYDDERLSGSKATWKTSNSSVATVSDGVVTARGKGTAYITAEYKGHKVEIQVKVDANTSGKLVADDTNLSMKRGNREIIILTYDGAVISNSQATWKTSRSSVATVSSSGTITATGKGKATITAEYRGEKVDIDVTVDGSSSLLEADDTSLTMDKGDREIVVLKYDGDIISGSKASWKSSKTSVATVSSSGTITAKGKGTATITATYKGEKVEIEVKVDGSGSGKLEADDDTITIKKGDSEKIKLTYDGDDISGSKATWKSSKSSVATVSDNGTVKGKKKGKATITAKYKGYTVEIEVTVK from the coding sequence ATGAAAAAGATCAAAAGCAACTTAATGAAAAACGTCTCCCTAGCGGTTGCAACTATTTGTACTGTTCAGTTTTCAGTTACAGGTATTGCTTCAGCTCAAGTCGTAACACCACAAGCTTTACAAGCTTATAGCGTGGTAGCAAGCACTTCTGGCCTAAAAGCCAATTCGAGTGCAATGAATATCTCCGTAGGTTCAACGCAAACGATTCGCCTTACTTATAATGGCAACTCCATCGATAATGGACTGGTTGACTGGGAAATAGGTACTTCTAGTATCGCTACTGTTAACAATGGAGTCGTGACAGGAAAGAAGGCAGGATCGACTATTGTTACAGCAAGATACAATGGACATAAAGTAACAATCAGAGTCACCGTTTCAAAAGCTGAGATTTTGGAAGCAAATCGTACTGAAATCAATATTAAAAAAGGTAAGAAATCAACAATTAGTTTGAAATATGCTGATAAGACTCTAGCTGGATCAAAGGCAGATTGGAGTACTGAGGATAAATCCATTGCTACTGTGGATGATGGTGAGGTAAAGGCTGTATCTTCTGGAAGCACAATCATTACTGCGGAATATAGAGGCCAAACAGTAGAAATTCGAGTAAATGTTGATCAAAGCAACTCAGATGGGAAACTGGAAGCAGACGTCTCTCGACTCAAGATGGAGAAAGGCGATAAAGAAACAATCAAATTGACTTATGACGATGATAAACTGTCTGGTTCCAAAGCAACTTGGAAATCGTCGGATACTTCTGTGGCAAGAGTCAGTGATGATGGGGTCGTTACTGCTAGAGCCAAAGGCACAGCTACGATTACTGCCAAATACAAGGGCGACGAGGTAGAAATTGACGTCTATGTCGATACAGATGCCTCAGGTAGACTGGAAGCGGATGATACTAGTATTTCTTTGAAAGACGGACAAAGAGAAACTGTTCAGTTAAGATATGACGATGAAAGATTGTCGGGTTCCAAAGCAACTTGGAAAACATCCAATTCGTCTGTCGCAACTGTAAGTGACGGGGTTGTAACAGCTAGAGGTAAAGGAACTGCTTACATTACAGCTGAATACAAGGGTCACAAGGTAGAGATCCAAGTAAAAGTTGATGCAAATACTTCAGGTAAGCTGGTAGCGGACGACACCAACCTCTCCATGAAGAGAGGAAATCGTGAAATCATTATTTTGACTTACGATGGTGCTGTGATCAGTAATTCCCAAGCAACCTGGAAAACTTCTAGATCTTCCGTAGCAACTGTCAGCAGCAGCGGTACTATTACAGCGACAGGTAAGGGTAAGGCAACGATTACTGCCGAATACAGAGGCGAAAAAGTAGACATTGACGTAACTGTTGATGGTTCCTCCTCATTGCTGGAAGCTGATGATACCAGCCTCACCATGGATAAAGGTGACAGAGAAATCGTTGTATTGAAATATGATGGCGACATCATCAGTGGTTCTAAAGCATCATGGAAATCCTCTAAAACTTCTGTAGCGACTGTCAGCAGCAGTGGTACGATTACTGCAAAAGGAAAAGGAACGGCAACGATTACCGCTACGTATAAAGGTGAAAAAGTGGAGATTGAGGTAAAAGTTGACGGATCTGGCTCAGGCAAGTTGGAGGCAGATGACGACACGATTACAATCAAAAAAGGTGACTCCGAAAAGATCAAGCTCACATATGATGGCGATGATATCAGCGGTTCCAAAGCTACATGGAAGTCCTCCAAGTCTTCTGTAGCCACCGTATCAGACAATGGAACTGTAAAAGGGAAAAAGAAAGGTAAGGCCACTATTACAGCAAAATACAAAGGCTATACAGTTGAAATTGAAGTTACCGTAAAATAA
- a CDS encoding recombinase family protein, giving the protein MRLAVYARTSSDDQAERGTIENQLEFARKYADLHQLEIVKWYKDDGVTGTIPLEARPAGHELLQDAKDGMELSISFLSTA; this is encoded by the coding sequence ATGCGCCTTGCTGTCTATGCACGAACAAGTTCAGATGATCAAGCAGAACGTGGTACGATCGAAAATCAGCTAGAGTTTGCTCGTAAGTACGCGGATCTCCATCAATTAGAAATCGTTAAGTGGTACAAGGATGACGGGGTTACTGGAACAATCCCTCTAGAAGCTCGTCCAGCCGGCCACGAACTGTTACAAGATGCTAAGGACGGAATGGAATTATCGATCTCCTTCTTATCTACCGCTTAG
- a CDS encoding DUF6979 family protein, with protein sequence MGKYGETALLAVKLIESNQAATPQEAWEKASTKLFGAGTYGQKKGCPKGAFLGLCEEGFIRGIEAGKYTKSLDNKAYALRAAALLVKDPTLSQSPSTLWKAINIQKSHNSQMDVVIWLWENNYIVK encoded by the coding sequence ATGGGTAAATACGGAGAAACTGCACTACTGGCAGTTAAATTGATTGAATCAAATCAAGCTGCTACTCCCCAAGAAGCCTGGGAGAAGGCGTCAACCAAGCTATTTGGCGCAGGTACATATGGACAGAAAAAAGGTTGTCCTAAAGGTGCATTCTTGGGGCTCTGTGAGGAAGGCTTTATCCGCGGAATAGAGGCTGGCAAATATACAAAGTCACTGGATAATAAAGCCTATGCTCTTCGGGCTGCTGCATTACTAGTGAAGGACCCTACCCTATCACAAAGTCCTTCAACCTTGTGGAAAGCAATTAATATACAAAAGAGTCATAACAGTCAGATGGATGTTGTGATATGGCTATGGGAAAATAATTATATAGTGAAGTAA
- a CDS encoding NADAR family protein — translation MQDHIRKHIQQPIEIHFDQPDKPYGCFSNFSSHPVELEGEIWTTLEYYLQGKKVSGTTLEKENMRKALQAKVEQHPVIREILLSTGDAALIDRTSNDPNILGRLWMEVRESLEGYQPHFYLPPWIVFPEEHPYSLFWRMGFGEDYVMHYWPWLEEMSEDARKEYDAYFPVPEEWKFEDLDEEEE, via the coding sequence ATGCAGGATCATATCCGAAAACATATACAGCAACCTATCGAAATTCATTTTGATCAACCAGACAAACCGTACGGCTGCTTCTCCAATTTCTCCAGTCATCCAGTAGAGCTGGAAGGGGAAATATGGACAACCTTGGAATACTATCTGCAAGGCAAGAAAGTTTCAGGGACTACCCTTGAAAAAGAGAACATGCGCAAGGCATTACAAGCAAAAGTAGAACAGCACCCTGTCATTCGTGAAATCCTGCTCTCTACTGGGGATGCAGCCTTAATCGATCGTACGAGTAACGATCCAAACATACTAGGAAGATTGTGGATGGAAGTACGTGAAAGCCTAGAGGGGTATCAACCACATTTCTATTTGCCGCCATGGATAGTGTTTCCAGAGGAGCATCCTTATAGTTTGTTTTGGCGGATGGGTTTTGGTGAGGACTATGTCATGCATTATTGGCCATGGCTAGAGGAAATGAGCGAGGATGCCAGGAAAGAGTATGACGCTTATTTTCCGGTACCAGAGGAATGGAAGTTTGAAGATTTGGATGAGGAGGAAGAATGA
- a CDS encoding DUF5071 domain-containing protein: protein MMIGKWSIDVMYGPGAQEDTEIVFLPDGTGWIAFFHYELCELETFRWRNNENGSIRISGEIYQTIGEPQEKSNLEMNELFYTVKLENTPSGEEMKVITFSKPIWCNEQKFGLLTDNIENEKLPSYKNEAESIKQLIQFLHLDTPEIFQNEAIEKLKHASEEYLDMLIQPFDKSYWDNAAVVLSSIDHQRLKGHIPSLLMWLQDMNWPGAEVIAKILVEMRELVIPHLRPVLLGNDKLWIYWILIALVKHWPTELILELKDELIILSNRQSQEEIDVIANEILIQHRLL, encoded by the coding sequence ATGATGATTGGGAAATGGTCAATCGATGTGATGTATGGACCGGGTGCTCAGGAAGACACAGAGATTGTTTTCTTACCAGACGGAACGGGATGGATTGCATTCTTTCACTATGAGTTATGTGAGTTAGAGACTTTTCGTTGGAGAAACAATGAAAATGGCAGTATTAGAATCAGCGGAGAAATATATCAAACGATAGGTGAACCACAGGAGAAATCAAATTTAGAAATGAATGAGCTGTTCTATACGGTTAAACTAGAAAATACTCCCTCTGGTGAGGAAATGAAGGTGATCACATTTTCTAAACCGATATGGTGTAATGAACAAAAATTTGGTTTGTTAACAGATAACATCGAAAATGAGAAACTACCATCATATAAAAACGAAGCAGAGAGTATAAAACAACTCATTCAATTCCTGCACTTGGATACTCCCGAAATATTTCAAAATGAAGCAATCGAAAAACTAAAACATGCTTCAGAAGAATATTTGGACATGTTAATACAACCTTTCGATAAATCATATTGGGATAATGCCGCAGTAGTATTATCTAGCATAGACCATCAACGTTTAAAAGGGCATATACCAAGTCTTCTAATGTGGTTACAAGATATGAACTGGCCGGGTGCTGAAGTAATCGCAAAAATACTGGTTGAAATGAGGGAACTGGTCATTCCTCATTTAAGACCGGTTTTACTCGGCAATGATAAATTGTGGATTTATTGGATATTGATAGCACTGGTGAAACATTGGCCTACAGAATTGATTCTTGAGTTAAAAGATGAGCTTATAATCCTATCAAACAGGCAATCACAAGAGGAGATTGATGTGATTGCTAATGAGATCCTAATACAGCATCGCCTGCTGTAA
- a CDS encoding retron St85 family RNA-directed DNA polymerase: MIGNISNQSSLPMQKRKEIMNWETYRVNFTLRAKEFEYDEEYINKCLQYSKNLFDRSLPVIYDQQHLSALLGYKYSFLLKVSNSAKNFYRNFAISKKNGGFRKISEPLPNLKEIQRWILEEILYKNNVSEFAKAYLKGKSIRDNVRFHRGQKYVITIDIKNFFPSISEEKVFVLFIEMGYSKPVSVMLAKLCCLNGKLPQGAVTSPMLSNIIMKRLDKRIAAFAVKNRVRYTRYADDLTFSGDIEPGKVINFVKKVLDADNFKINDSKTRVMTKNQRQLVTGSVVNEKLQAPREVRRKIRQELYYIKKFGLASHLEKLNSYKANYLKRLLGLINYCLLLNPKDAELIKGKNYLKELL, from the coding sequence ATGATTGGTAATATTTCCAATCAAAGCTCTTTACCAATGCAAAAAAGGAAAGAAATTATGAACTGGGAAACTTATAGAGTAAATTTCACATTACGTGCAAAAGAATTTGAGTATGACGAAGAATATATCAATAAATGTTTGCAATATTCAAAGAATCTATTTGATCGTTCATTGCCAGTGATATATGATCAACAACATCTATCAGCATTACTAGGATATAAGTATTCTTTTTTATTGAAAGTATCAAATTCAGCAAAGAACTTTTATCGTAATTTTGCTATATCTAAAAAAAATGGAGGGTTTCGAAAGATATCTGAACCCTTACCAAATCTTAAGGAGATCCAGAGATGGATTCTAGAGGAGATTCTTTATAAAAATAACGTAAGTGAATTTGCTAAAGCATACTTAAAAGGAAAATCGATTAGAGACAATGTTAGGTTTCATAGAGGGCAAAAATACGTAATTACTATTGATATAAAAAACTTTTTCCCATCAATTAGTGAAGAAAAAGTTTTTGTATTATTTATAGAAATGGGGTATTCCAAACCTGTTTCAGTTATGTTAGCAAAGTTATGTTGCTTGAACGGAAAATTACCACAAGGTGCTGTAACAAGTCCAATGCTTTCTAATATAATCATGAAAAGACTAGATAAACGTATTGCTGCCTTTGCTGTAAAAAATAGAGTAAGATATACTAGATATGCAGATGATTTAACATTTTCTGGAGACATTGAGCCTGGAAAAGTAATAAATTTCGTGAAAAAAGTTCTTGATGCCGACAATTTTAAAATCAATGATTCGAAGACAAGAGTAATGACAAAAAATCAGCGACAGCTTGTAACTGGAAGCGTCGTAAATGAAAAACTACAAGCACCTCGAGAAGTCCGAAGAAAAATTAGACAAGAATTATACTATATTAAAAAGTTTGGGCTAGCATCGCATTTAGAAAAACTCAATTCCTATAAAGCAAACTACTTAAAGCGACTCTTGGGATTAATCAATTACTGTCTTTTATTAAATCCAAAAGATGCTGAACTTATTAAAGGGAAAAACTACCTAAAAGAATTATTATAA
- a CDS encoding recombinase family protein, with the protein MIDLLLIYRLDRLGRSARIILNSVHDLESDGVKIRSMTEPFDTGDPSGRFLLTILAGVADLERETIIERLWYGANRAARAGKWLGGIVPYGYRVDSEGYLVVCEELLPHSDMTEAGVVRLIFHMVANQGHSCIKVSEYLNALGVPTAYARDDRKVTRGKRKQKTAGIWRPSRIRGIITSTTYYGLHIYGKRSKRKRDLIEREVPAIVDIETWEKHRQSSEVIK; encoded by the coding sequence ATTATCGATCTCCTTCTTATCTACCGCTTAGACCGACTTGGACGTTCCGCTAGAATCATCCTAAATTCCGTTCACGATCTAGAAAGTGACGGTGTTAAAATTCGTTCTATGACGGAGCCATTTGATACCGGAGATCCGTCTGGCCGTTTCCTTTTAACCATTCTAGCAGGGGTGGCTGACTTAGAGCGTGAGACCATCATAGAACGTCTGTGGTACGGTGCAAACCGCGCTGCACGGGCTGGTAAATGGCTTGGAGGTATTGTCCCCTATGGATACCGCGTAGACAGTGAAGGCTATCTGGTGGTTTGTGAAGAGCTACTCCCCCACTCAGATATGACTGAGGCAGGAGTTGTTAGGCTGATCTTCCATATGGTTGCTAACCAAGGCCACTCATGCATAAAAGTCTCAGAATACTTAAATGCCTTAGGTGTTCCTACGGCTTACGCAAGGGATGATCGGAAAGTTACTCGAGGAAAACGAAAACAGAAAACTGCGGGTATTTGGCGCCCCTCAAGAATACGTGGGATCATTACGAGTACCACTTACTATGGATTACATATCTATGGAAAACGGAGCAAAAGAAAACGCGATTTGATAGAACGTGAAGTTCCAGCCATCGTTGATATAGAAACATGGGAAAAGCACAGGCAGTCCTCCGAAGTAATCAAATAG